A region of Chitinophaga horti DNA encodes the following proteins:
- the prs gene encoding ribose-phosphate diphosphokinase has translation MPQKIIFSTQRYEYLKQNILAVTGWENGLMDITDFPDGEHYHRITSDVSGKEVIIVGGTIDDCETLELFDLANGCVQLGALSLNLVIPYFGYSTMERAVKHGEIVKAKNRAILFSSLPATSRGNKVIMIDLHADGISYYFESQIRPVHLYGKDLVKESALEIAAGQPFILASTDAGRAKWVESLANDLHVQPAFVFKKRLSGEETAITAISANVKDMLVIIYDDMIRTGGSLLHAAEAYLQAGAKDIAVITTHGIFAGNGFNKIRQSGLISRVVCTDTHPNALQINDPMLTVRSVNKLIADYFK, from the coding sequence ATGCCGCAAAAAATTATCTTTTCTACCCAACGGTACGAGTACCTGAAACAAAACATCCTGGCGGTTACCGGCTGGGAAAACGGGCTAATGGACATTACCGACTTCCCAGACGGAGAACACTATCATCGTATAACCAGCGACGTTAGCGGTAAGGAAGTGATCATCGTAGGTGGCACTATCGACGACTGCGAAACCCTCGAACTGTTCGACCTGGCCAATGGCTGTGTACAGCTGGGTGCCCTGTCGCTCAACCTCGTGATCCCTTACTTCGGTTACTCCACTATGGAGCGCGCCGTTAAGCATGGCGAAATCGTGAAAGCCAAAAACCGAGCCATCCTCTTCTCCTCGCTGCCGGCCACTTCGCGCGGAAATAAAGTGATTATGATCGACCTGCACGCCGATGGTATTTCCTATTATTTCGAAAGCCAGATACGCCCGGTACACCTGTACGGTAAAGACCTGGTAAAGGAATCTGCGCTGGAAATTGCCGCTGGTCAGCCCTTCATTCTCGCCAGCACCGATGCCGGCCGGGCAAAGTGGGTAGAATCGCTGGCAAACGATTTGCATGTACAACCGGCATTCGTGTTTAAGAAGCGATTGTCTGGCGAAGAAACCGCTATTACCGCGATCAGCGCCAATGTGAAGGACATGCTGGTGATCATTTACGATGATATGATCCGGACGGGCGGTTCTTTACTGCACGCCGCAGAAGCTTACCTGCAGGCCGGTGCTAAAGACATCGCGGTCATCACCACGCATGGCATTTTCGCCGGAAACGGTTTTAACAAGATCAGGCAAAGCGGCCTTATCAGCCGGGTAGTTTGTACGGACACGCACCCGAATGCGCTACAGATTAACGACCCGATGTTAACGGTTCGCTCCGTGAATAAATTGATCGCAGATTATTTTAAGTAG
- a CDS encoding carboxypeptidase-like regulatory domain-containing protein codes for MKHFLIRYTAALFLMLALGMQYASAQVRISGMIVDAESQAGLPSVSVWAVKGKYGAISNETGRFFIQAMPGDTLEFTMVSYIKHDFVVPGISGTFNIPLKRQIFNLGGVAVRGKNHRQDSLSMREEYGKYFDYRRPNAMDVLKTLPSNPITALSYMIPNKDRKRKEAFGKQLQYWEKEKFVDYRYSPELVNRMTKLDGPELDTFMQRYRPSYQFLENGTEYDLLLFIKSSFAKYQQEKGAVRKEELPDSTASK; via the coding sequence ATGAAGCATTTTCTGATCAGATATACGGCAGCACTATTCCTGATGTTGGCCCTGGGTATGCAGTACGCATCCGCACAGGTACGCATTTCGGGTATGATCGTAGATGCCGAATCGCAGGCGGGATTGCCGTCGGTGAGCGTTTGGGCCGTAAAGGGCAAATACGGTGCGATCAGTAATGAAACCGGCCGCTTTTTTATCCAGGCCATGCCCGGCGATACGCTGGAATTTACCATGGTGAGTTATATCAAACACGACTTCGTAGTACCTGGCATTTCGGGTACGTTCAATATCCCGTTAAAGCGACAGATATTTAATCTCGGCGGTGTGGCTGTAAGAGGTAAAAACCACCGGCAAGACTCCCTTTCCATGCGCGAAGAATATGGGAAGTACTTTGATTACAGGCGGCCTAATGCCATGGATGTGCTGAAAACATTACCTTCCAACCCGATCACTGCGTTGAGTTATATGATCCCCAACAAGGACCGCAAACGTAAAGAGGCTTTTGGTAAACAGCTGCAATATTGGGAGAAGGAAAAGTTCGTGGATTACCGTTATTCGCCCGAATTGGTAAACAGGATGACGAAGCTGGACGGGCCTGAGCTGGATACGTTCATGCAGCGTTACCGGCCGAGTTACCAGTTCCTGGAGAATGGTACGGAGTATGACCTGTTGCTGTTCATCAAAAGTTCCTTTGCTAAGTATCAGCAGGAAAAAGGAGCGGTGAGAAAAGAAGAATTGCCGGATAGTACGGCTTCCAAATAA